The following proteins come from a genomic window of Rissa tridactyla isolate bRisTri1 chromosome 11, bRisTri1.patW.cur.20221130, whole genome shotgun sequence:
- the ETF1 gene encoding eukaryotic peptide chain release factor subunit 1, producing the protein MADDPSAADRNVEIWKIKKLIKSLEAARGNGTSMISLIIPPKDQISRVAKMLADEFGTASNIKSRVNRLSVLGAITSVQQRLKLYNKVPPNGLVVYCGTIVTEEGKEKKVNIDFEPFKPINTSLYLCDNKFHTEALTALLSDDSKFGFIVIDGSGALFGTLQGNTREVLHKFTVDLPKKHGRGGQSALRFARLRMEKRHNYVRKVAETAVQLFISGDKVNVAGLVLAGSADFKTELSQSDMFDQRLQSKVLKLVDISYGGENGFNQAIELSTEVLSNVKFIQEKKLIGRYFDEISQDTGKYCFGVEDTLKALEMGAVEILIVYENLDIMRYVLHCQGTEEEKILYLTPEQEKDKSHFTDKETGQEHELIESMPLLEWFANNYKKFGATLEIVTDKSQEGSQFVKGFGGIGGILRYRVDFQGMEYQGGDDEFFDLDDY; encoded by the exons caATGGTACCAGCATGATATCGTTGATCATTCCCCCCAAAGACCAGATTTCGCGAGTGGCAAAAATGTTAGCGGATGAGTTTGGCACCGCCTCCAACATTAAGTCTCGAGTGAATCGCCTTTCAGTACTGGGAGCCATTACATCTGTACAGCAAAGACTGAAACTCTATAACAAAG TACCTCCAAATGGTCTGGTTGTTTACTGTGGAACAATTGtgacagaagaaggaaaagagaagaaagtcaaCATTGACTTCGAACCTTTCAAACCAATCAATACGTCGTTGTATTTGTGTGACAACAAATTCCACACGGAG GCTCTTACAGCGCTGCTTTCCGACGACAGCAAGTTTGGCTTTATTGTAATAGATGGTAGCGGTGCACTCTTTGGAACTCTTCAAGGAAACACAAGAGAAGTCCTGCACAAATTCACTGTGGATCTTCCAAAGAAGCACG GTAGAGGAGGTCAGTCTGCCTTGCGTTTTGCTCGTTTGCGAATGGAAAAACGACACAACTATGTAAGGAAGGTAGCGGAGACGGCTGTGCAACTGTTCATTTCTGGCGACAAGGTGAACGTGGCTGGTCTCGTTTTAGCTGGATCAGCTGACTTCAAAACTGAATTAAGTCAATCCGACATGTTTGATCAG CGGTTGCAATCCAAAGTGCTCAAACTAGTTGACATTTCGTATGGAGGAGAAAATGGATTCAATCAAGCAATCGAGTTGTCAACTGAGGTCCTCTCCAATGTGAAATTCATTCAAGAGAAGAAACTAATAG GACGATACTTCGACGAAATCAGTCAGGACACGGGGAAGTACTGTTTTGGCGTTGAAGATACATTAAAAGCTTTGGAAATGGGAGCAGTAGAGATCCTGATAGTCTATGAAAATCTGGATATAATGAGATACGTTCTGCACTGCCAAGGCACGGAGG AGGAGAAGATCCTGTATTTGACACCAGAGCAAGAGAAGGATAAATCCCACTTCACAGATAAAGAG ACTGGCCAGGAACACGAACTGATAGAAAGTATGCCCCTGCTGGAGTGGTTTGCAAACAACTACAAGAAATTTGGAGCAACATTGGAAATTGTGACAGACAAATCACAGGAAGGATCCCAATTTGTGAAAGGATTTGGAGGAATTGGAG GTATCTTGCGGTACCGAGTGGACTTCCAGGGAATGGAATACCAAGGAGGAGACGACGAATTTTTTGACCTCGATGACTACTAG